Below is a genomic region from Limisphaera ngatamarikiensis.
GCCGCGGCTCCATCGTTCCCGGGCTGCCCACCCGCCCCAGCCCAGTCGCCCCCTCAAAGCTTGGCGTGGCACCATGCCGCAGTTCAGTCCGGGTCCCGCACTGGCTCGCCCGTCCGCATAACTCCAGCGACCATTTTCTTACACGTCTGACCATGCGATTCGGCATTAACACCTATCTCTTCACATCTCCGTTCAACAACGCCAGCACCCGCCTGTTCAAGCGGTTCAAAACCTGGGGATTCCAGTCCGTGGAAATTCCCATTGAAAAGCCCGAACACGTTGACCCGAGACATGTGAAACGCGAGCTCGATCGCCACGGTCTCGCATGCGCAGCGGTTTGCGCCTGCTTGGGCCCGGATCGAGACTTGCGCGGCACACCCAGCCAACAACGCGCGGCCCTCGGCTATCTACTGAAGTTGCTCGAGTATACGGTCCTACTGGACTCTCCATCGCTGGTCGGACCTTTGTATTCTGCAGTAGGCCGCGCCGATGCCGTGCCTCCCTTCGAAAAGCGCCAACAGTGGCGCACCGTCGTCCGGCATTTGAAAACCCTTTGTAACGAGGCTGAACGGCTCGGGAAACAAATCTGTATCGAACCCCTCAACCGATTCGAAACCGATTTCATCAACACATGCGAACAGGCGCTGCGCCTGATACGGGACGTAGGCAGTCCCGCGCTCAAGGTCCTTCTGGACACGTTCCATATGAACATTGAAGAAAAATCGCAGCCCGGGGCGATCCTGAAAGCCGGGCCGCTGCTGGGCCATTTTCACGCCTGCGGTTGCGACCGCGGCACACCAGGTCGCGATCACATTGACTGGAAAGGCATCGCGGCAGCGCTCCATGCCATTGGCTATAAAGGCGACATTGTGATTGAGTCCTTCACACCGAACGTAAAAGTGATTGCCCGGGCCGCGGCCATTTGGAGGCGCATCGAGAAGACACGTGATGAAATCGCCGTGGAGGGCCTCCGTTTTCTGAAGAGCACCCTGTGTGAAGGCGTACCTCACACGCGAAAGACCATCATACCATGAAAACGAGAGAAACGGCCGGCGGGCACCCCCGCCATTGGGAGACGCTGCTGCCATTCGGTGGTGCGCACGAGAAAGGCGGCTTCACGAGGGGCTCCAGTGAGGTTGACCTCTTTCGGTGGTCCGGTCGGCCGGTCGGGCACAGCGTCGTGGGCCTGCCGAATCCGGGGCAGGCCCACTACAGGACGTCCGTACCGTCACAGCTGCTCACGTCCATACGCCTGCTCGCTGTTACCATCCTCATGATGGCGCAGCTGGGCGATGGTGCCGAGAAAAGAATTGTTTTCCTTGCCGGCCCACCCAGTCATGGACCCAGGGAGCATGAGCACCGTGCCGGTTGTCTTCTCCTCCAGGCCTGCTTGGCCGGCGTGCGCGGCCTATCTTCCATTGTGTATTCCAACGGGTGGCCGGATGACCCGCACCGGGCATTTACAAACGTAGCGGCGATTGTGGTTTACGCCGACGGAGAGAGCAATCACCCTTTTTTTCAAGGGCATCGCCTGAGCTTGGTCGCCGAGCTAATGCATCGAGGAGTGGGTCTGGTGTGCCTGCATTACGCCCTCGTACCGCCGCCAGACGTGGGCCGGGAGCAACTCCTGGAATGGATCGGCGCCTCCTATGAAGCGCACTGGTCGGTTAATCCGGTTTGGGAAGCAGACTTCAAAGTCCTGCCCCGGCATCCCATCACTCGGGGAGTACGACCTTTCCGAATCAGGGACGAGTGGTACTTTCACATGCGCTTTCGCGAAGGAATGCGAGGCGTCACACCCATTCTCAGCGCCGTCCCTCCATTGAGCACGATGGACCGACCGGACGGACCCCACACCGGGAACCCGGCGGTACGCGAAGCGGTCCGACGCAGGGATCCGCAGCACGTTGCCTGGGCGTATGAACGCCCCAACGGCGGACGCGGATTCGGCTTTACTGGCGGGCATTTTCACGATAATTGGGCCCACGACGATTTTCGCAAACTTGTCCTGAACGCGATCCTGTGGGTCGCACGACTAGAAGTACCCGAACAGGGTGTTGAATCGCATGTGGCCCGGACACTACTCAACGCCAACCTCGATCCTAAACCGCACACGGGCCAGTAGCAGCAGGGACTCCGGGAGGGTTATGGTCTGGCTAACCGTGATCCACAGGGACCGTGGGGTACGAAGCCGTTCTCCCTCAGCCGTTGCCCTTTTCCCTATGCCTTGGCAGGTTTTCGCCCGGGTAGAGATGGAACGCATCGGCACCACGCCGCATCGAGGGGGAGGTTCCCCTGGTATGGGCAGTCTGGCGGAAGGTTGCCGGGTTCTGGTGGTGTGGTGC
It encodes:
- a CDS encoding sugar phosphate isomerase/epimerase family protein, yielding RGSIVPGLPTRPSPVAPSKLGVAPCRSSVRVPHWLARPHNSSDHFLTRLTMRFGINTYLFTSPFNNASTRLFKRFKTWGFQSVEIPIEKPEHVDPRHVKRELDRHGLACAAVCACLGPDRDLRGTPSQQRAALGYLLKLLEYTVLLDSPSLVGPLYSAVGRADAVPPFEKRQQWRTVVRHLKTLCNEAERLGKQICIEPLNRFETDFINTCEQALRLIRDVGSPALKVLLDTFHMNIEEKSQPGAILKAGPLLGHFHACGCDRGTPGRDHIDWKGIAAALHAIGYKGDIVIESFTPNVKVIARAAAIWRRIEKTRDEIAVEGLRFLKSTLCEGVPHTRKTIIP
- a CDS encoding ThuA domain-containing protein — encoded protein: MAQLGDGAEKRIVFLAGPPSHGPREHEHRAGCLLLQACLAGVRGLSSIVYSNGWPDDPHRAFTNVAAIVVYADGESNHPFFQGHRLSLVAELMHRGVGLVCLHYALVPPPDVGREQLLEWIGASYEAHWSVNPVWEADFKVLPRHPITRGVRPFRIRDEWYFHMRFREGMRGVTPILSAVPPLSTMDRPDGPHTGNPAVREAVRRRDPQHVAWAYERPNGGRGFGFTGGHFHDNWAHDDFRKLVLNAILWVARLEVPEQGVESHVARTLLNANLDPKPHTGQ